The following are encoded together in the Bactrocera neohumeralis isolate Rockhampton chromosome 6, APGP_CSIRO_Bneo_wtdbg2-racon-allhic-juicebox.fasta_v2, whole genome shotgun sequence genome:
- the LOC126761326 gene encoding uncharacterized protein LOC126761326, whose product MAIKTKSTMATKMTQKQQCKQEEEDQQQQHQHQQKQNSNYSHRLHLHLGTTPFQLQTVAISMVVIIFGLLCTAICVSGQVDGYTAGVDYPAYESVPKGLSFKCRNRLPGYYADTETRCQVWHWCLHSGHQYSFICPNGTVFNQAVRVCDWWTNVNCPVAEQLYKNNDELYRTTEPNPEQNL is encoded by the exons AtggctataaaaacaaaatcaacaatGGCAACAAAGATGACTCAAAAACAGCAATgtaaacaagaagaagaagatcaacaacagcaacatcaacatcaacaaaaacaaaattcgaatTATTCACATCGGTTGCATCTTCATTTGGGAACAACACCGTTTCAGCTGCAAACCGTTGCAATTTCAAtggttgttattatttttggattacTTTGTACTGCGATTTGTGTCAGTGGG cAAGTTGACGGCTACACAGCAGGCGTTGATTATCCTGCCTATGAATCGGTGCCCAAAGGACTTTCATTCAAATGCAGAAATCGGCTGCCAGGTTATTACGCTGATACGGAGACGCGTTGTCAG GTCTGGCATTGGTGCCTGCATTCGGGTCATCAATACTCATTCATATGCCCCAACGGTACTGTTTTCAATCAAGCTGTACGTGTATGTGATTGGTGGACGAATGTCAATTGCCCAGTGGCAGAACAATTGTACAAAAACAACGATGAACTATACCGTACCACCGAACCAAATCCCGAACAGAACCTCTGA
- the LOC126761814 gene encoding putative uncharacterized protein DDB_G0284213 yields MEDAYYDAREINGLSELTISEYGQKQLRFNKQQQQQRQPQSQHQQQSQQNSLLTTHNLPKSSFRGNIKYSQNNGNTYSDGGNKYSNSNNNNNNNNHNYQYKSNSSSSNKNKNNIGYSISNQIGGTNDRSLNSRNHSNNSNSHSHNNNAQSKQSRNKSTSTNANNLDNDELKDYKSKIKNKYNIDYDHSLDDEYEIIEAIE; encoded by the coding sequence ATGGAAGATGCCTATTATGATGCGCGTGAAATTAATGGCTTGAGTGAGCTAACCATATCAGAATATGGGCAAAAACAATTGCGGTtcaataaacaacaacagcaacagcgccaACCACAATCACAACATCAGCAACAATCACAGCAGAATTCTTTGCTGACCACTCATAATTTACCAAAAAGTAGTTTTAGAGGCAACATCAAATACTCACAAAATAATGGCAATACTTACTCGGATGGTGGTAATAAATATagtaacagcaataacaacaacaacaacaacaaccataattATCAATATAAGAGCAATAGCAGTAGTAGcaataagaataagaataacATTGGCTATAGCATATCAAATCAAATTGGTGGCACCAACGATCGCAGCTTGAATAGTCGAAAtcatagcaacaacagcaatagccaCAGCCACAACAATAATGCACAGAGTAAGCAGAGTAGAAATAAAAGCACATCAACCAATGCCAATAATCTGGATAACGATGAACTTAAAGACTACAAGAGTAAgatcaaaaacaaatacaacatcGACTATGACCATTCGCTGGATGATGAGTATGAAATAATCGAGGCCATCGAATAA